From Paenibacillus sp. FSL H8-0537:
CCCAAAATCGTATTTACAGATTCCTCATTATCCGGCATCATCATCGTACCAAGGCCCAGGGCGGATACCTCAAGCCCTTCGCTTCCCAGTTTTCTTGTTTGCATAATCGGTCGATAACCTCTTTTCTTCGTCATAATGAACAGCATGAGTGACTTGACATGCTCTCATTGTAATTAACCTGAGTCGAGGCAACCACAGTAGGATTATGCTAGTAAGATTAATACTAGGTTGACGTAAGGGAAGCTGGCACATTCGGCGCATAAATACACATGAATAGTCCAGGCTGATCAGCAATGCTGGCAATCGAAAGGATATCATAGGTTATCGGAGACTTTGCGCCCGGCGTCTGGATCGTAACACGTTTTGCTTTTTTGAGCTGTATATGGTGTTCCTCCCACATCTCCTCAAACAGCTTACTCTCCTCCAGCAACTCCGCTATTAGCTGTTTAAACCAAGGGTCGCCTTGATGTTTGTCATAATAGGTTCGAAACACAGCCACAGAGAAGCGTGCGAACTCCTCCCAGTTGACCAAGCGGCGTCGAAAGCCTTCATCCAAGAACATCAAGCGGAGCATAATACGCTCCGAGTCTGGCCATGATGCAAAATCCGCAATCGTAACGCTTGCCGCCTCATTCCAAGCAAGCACCTGCGTTTTCTCATTGCTAATAAAGGACGGATACGACAGCTGTCCAATAATATCC
This genomic window contains:
- a CDS encoding helix-turn-helix transcriptional regulator — protein: MSHATSKAKTLGHYLKSRRDRILPEQAGFSETHNRRRTQGLRREEVAMLAGVSTTYYTWLEQGRDVTASKEIIESIGRALQLTSDEETYLMELWNPHMPEAVSSLTTTLNPQWQDIIGQLSYPSFISNEKTQVLAWNEAASVTIADFASWPDSERIMLRLMFLDEGFRRRLVNWEEFARFSVAVFRTYYDKHQGDPWFKQLIAELLEESKLFEEMWEEHHIQLKKAKRVTIQTPGAKSPITYDILSIASIADQPGLFMCIYAPNVPASLTST